Part of the Bactrocera dorsalis isolate Fly_Bdor unplaced genomic scaffold, ASM2337382v1 BdCtg234, whole genome shotgun sequence genome, ATCTCCACATTCCACATCAAAAGGAAAATTATATTAACCATCACAAAATATATAGTGTAGTGCacttaaagtaaatttaatagctaaagaataaaaaatctataacaattttattgcataacagcatttgcagaaaaaaaacaaaaaaataatagaatatgttataacaaattttaatacgaattgaaatttggaaacaattacatactatatatgcacttatatacaaattttaataccaCTTTTCAGTGAAATAACAAACAACAGTCAGCCTTCGCAAATCTAAAACCTATTACAATGGCtcgtgtttatatattttaattatagttGCACACTTTATTGCACTTCTAATATACATTACGCATCTCTTTGTTCCTATGCGATCACACCATTATTGTTCGCAATTCATTAGAggacaaaatatttaaagcattttttgatAACTTAGTTTACTTAAGATAAAATCTACCATTTTAACGCTTTGTGTACATTTGGAATTTGTCTTTCGTCTTTTACAACCacagatatataatatatacattattagTATATATGCTTATCGGCATGGAAAGCTTATGAGCATCACGTTAGATAATTGCAATCGCATATAAAGCTTAAAAATACatagaaaacaataaatttatgaagATTAGCTGCAACCAAAATGCGAAAGCAACTTATACACTATATCAACAactatttgcttaaaattaaaaataaaaacattacatAATTATTTCGTAAAACGCATCATTCCACTAACAAGATGTTTATGGGTTATCCCCAAGCTGCCACACAACTATCGTTTTTTACTTACGTTGTCCATGATGGTGATCCTCGTCGTCGCTGGGTTCCTCCTTCAGAGGTAGTGAATCTATTTGcttggctgttgttgtttttttgttacgCTGCCATGTAAACACACGTGCCATTtgtaaaaacttttttcgtGACACCTTTCCCATATGCTTCAAACGTTCTTTGAATGCAGCGTCATCCTCACCTTTGCCTTTGCCGCATTGCTCTTTTTCCAACGCATTCATAAATTCTTGATTCCATCGTAACTGATTCATAAATTCCTCATTTTGCAACATCATTGCAAATTGTTCATCTGGCAAGTCAAAATCACGCACTATACCATCCTGTGCACTCGGTGTGATCCTTAGAAAGCCTGCCGGTAGTGGGCCGAGCATAGGTGGATTCCAACGTCGCGTACCATGATGACCACCACTACGTTTTGGTGTGACATTTGCAGATGATTTGTTGTTGGCACTTACCAGTCGCTGTTTGGGCGATGCACCAGTATTATGATTAGGTGATGAGCTGACAGCATTATTGCTGCTGAGATTCAATAACACAGCATTAGCGGCAGCTGCTGCATTTTGTTGACTACTGGGTGCAATTGTAGAACATCCGTCAGATGTATCAATTAATTGTGCTGTTGGAGGCTGATTATCTATGCCATGAAGATTTATAAGACTCCGCTGCGGTGATGTTTTTGCGTCCAATTCATTACGCAGCTTTTCATTTTGATTATCCGTCGACATAGCTAATAGCTGATCGATTGTGGCATCCACAGCCCCTTGATTTGCACGCAAAACCGCTTCAATTACCTCGCGATCCATGTCTGGAAACATCGTCTTAAAATCAGACATGGCCTGCGAAAACTCCAGCTGCATTGTTGAGGCCATTCTTGTAGTTGATTCCTATGAGACAGCGGTGACAAGAAGTTATGTCGTTTTTTTGACAATTCACTAGCAAGCAAATGTATGGCAAGaactataattaatttttatgtttttatatttgcagGTAATGCCCTGAGCTTGTCAGGGgttttaaacacttttaattATGATGGACTCAAATAGCTGCAATTATATTCGTTGTAAAATACTGAGCAGCGCaaacgaaaatttttgacaCCGAAGGAAAACAATGCAATAGCAGCAGAATTGAACCATTCACAATGGTGCAAATGACAGTAAAACATTTTCCGACGATTCGATGGTGAATGGAGTATTTCATAACGGAAACGGAAgatgtaatcaaaaatatatgtatatacgtagatatttgaaaaatattcgttatatacaataaatatagcagaacaaatatttgaaatttgtttaaccTACGGTTTTATGGGCAAAAAGGGTTGTttgattcaaaattaattattgttttacttatttttaaatattaaaataaatcaaatacaaGAATCAGGTCCAGAGTCACGTgacttttcacaaattttatgtttatcAAGTACGTAAAGCTCTTGGAACTCTCATctattatttagaaaaatgaATGGAACATTGCATACTGgcttcgtttgtatgggaaccAAGGGCATAAATTCTTTTGGATATCGTTTTGtaattttcgcaaaaaaaaaaaaaattgggcaCTCCGAAGGCTATATCTTATAGTTCCCATTGTAACAGCCAGTAACGGATCgatccttttttcattttttatattataattgaggttttgcactgcgacctatgaTCTATTGACTCCTCTTCTATATCACATTTCTTCATAAAGGTCCAGCTCTTTGAATATTTCTAGGAGCTTGCTAGGCGCAACTGAGGTCTGACGCCCTATTCATATATATGGAACCTAGGGACTTGAGCTTGCTCCTACAAATTGCTGCGCAATCTAGAATCAAGTGTTCTTGAGTTTCCTGTTCTATGTCGCAAAACTGGCAGTTTGCGATAGTTGCCGTGGAAATTAATTTCTGCACATTGACTTATATCAGTGACATCTTGCTCGGAAAAGGTCCCATTGGTATGGATAATTTGGTATGCGGCCTCGCAATGTCTGTTCCAATGCCTTCCGTTGTTTCGAGCGTGGAATCGCTCCGCCTTACTGCCGAGACTATATCTGaacttctttgtaaagttaACCCCTTCGTAACGCCGACCCTTGGAGAAGGGTCAGTGGTATGTCTTCCACTAGGGTCTTCAGTTGTTGAGACGACTTTATCTTTCCTTTGCCGAAACTGACTGTTGCCATTAGCAGCATGGTATGTTTCGCTACCTATTTGATTACGACTTACAtatgcagcggtgtgagcttCTGCATGACCTCGTGCCATTATAAtaatgtcatcggcgtacccCTGACATCGTATCCAATTTCTAGGGAGCAACTCAAGGAGCTTATCTACTACTAGGCTTCATTGCAGGGGGATAGAATTCCACCATGTGGACAGCCCCAAGGTAGTACCAAGACGAGTTCTTCCTACAATAGATTCATTTATCAaagagattttcgaacttttttacTGATAAcggtgtatctttgtgcctaaagtGGATAAAATTGGGTGAAAACTTGACCAAACTTGACATATAACATCTGAGCGACTTTACTTCATGTCGATTGTCTGCAGTATTGccaaaaatagatgaaatcgggtcgatactaccacCTACCTTACATGTTGGTTGGTATATGAGTCGGTATATGAGCTGCATGTTTAtatatatcatttttttttttttaattatttatgctTATTCACTAATTGTGCATTAATAtttccagaaaattttaaaaaattcatgaagccattttctttaaaaaaaaatacaaaaatcaactttttttggTGATAACACTAGGTGTGCCTTTTAATAGGTCAAGTGATCCAATCTGCTCGAAATCAATACTGccacaattctttttttttctatttttactcCACAAGGTTGATTatgtttaaattataaaaactcataaaatttgtgctaattttgtttgaaaaataaagaattagcaacagcaaaaatttagtattttgatTCGAcacttttgttgcttttaataCAAAACACTTTTGCACAAAATTATAGACATTACGTAtactaaatatgttttaaaatttgtctgCACAATTTTTCATGGGTCAAGAGTCACTtggcattattaaaaatttgtgtagAACATTCTCACATGAGGCGAGGTTCGTATTCATACCGAAAACACCCAATTGATTCCtcctttatttaaaagaatatagATCAATAAATCTAACATATTTCTTATGAAGATGCACGAAACTATACTACAAGTAGTTGCCTACATTAGAGATAAGCTGCCGTCGGTTAGCCTATCGAAAGCATAGCACGTCTATTCGAAGGGTAGATAAACTGTGACTGCACTTCACTCGCTAATCTTACATATAGAGAGAGCTCTAGACTACATATTGGACATATTATCCAATAACTCTTTATTGACATAAGCCGAGCATTTAACAATGTCCCCGATGGCGCAATCGTTAATAGCGTTAAAAGAGCCCGGCTACAGCCCGCCACCACAATATGGATAAAAGCTCTACCGAGTTGCCGGAAGATAATGGCACATTGCTTATAGTTATTAGCGTGAAAGGGACTCTTCGGGTGGCTGTTGTAGTAAATTAGCTTctggaaaaattttaagaaagacCACCCCAAGCTGATAAGCTATGCAGAAGACTAGTGACGGGTAAGTTCTTAGTCATAATTAGTAACGTGATGAAGAGCGCTCTAATGATCATACACCGATGAGCGCAATCGACTAATCTAGCGGTAAATGTTGTTTAGACGGATACGATAGACTTTACAAGAAGATACAAGATTCCGTCATAGGAACCCTCGAGGCTCTAGAGATTAGAGTTAACAAATATGGATCATAGCAAGCACCTGCAAATAGTTTTCTAAAGCAAACTTATGTGGAAACTTAATGTGGAAAAGAGGGAAAGACGGTTCGGTGTGCCCTCTACATATGCAAGAAGATATAAGAGTCTTCATATATGGGGTCTATCAACTGGCCTCATGCAGCGAAATAAGCTTCAAAATTGGCGGtgttatgtaattttttcaaagtacTCAGAACTAAAGGGTAATCCatttccctactttttaaagataacacacagaaacttcaaatttgatAGGCAATGTTTATTATACataattcaaaagaacattctttgacagATGGTcaatccgttgagtccaattttcgactaCTTGTTTCAGCATTTCGACCGGTAACTTGCGTATGACACTAGCGTTGTTTTGTTTCAAGGTCTGAATCGATGCAGGATTGGCCGCATAATTTAGACTTTACacattcccacaggaaaaagtttaacggtgcGATACCACAAGATCATGGTTGGCCAATCGACGGGcataaaacgtgaaattatctactagCGGAAGGGTTCTCttaatccattgattgatgcgatttgtgggaagtgacgccgtcatgttgaaaccaaatgtcgcaagatcacgagcttcaatttcaggcaacatatagtcggttatcatggcgcgataatggttgctgttgacggttacgttctcatcggcatcatttttaaaggaATGTGGAAATGTAATTCCACCTCCGTTCCCGCCATACAGCATTGGCAAAGAGCGTTCGATATTTAGAGACATACCGGGTGTGAACCTATTGGTGAGAGTCCAAACAGAACGCCTATAATTGCGGGGAGATTGATTAGCTTGCTAAGAACAAGTAGATATGAGGCCTTTCAGGTTGGTTCATATGTACTTTGCCAAAGGTTTTCGTAGTCGTACAAGTTTTGGATATTGACCACCGCTTGTCCAGCTCACAGGAGGACCATAGGTCATGCAAACTAGTTTTAAGCACACAGTCAGCGAGCTCGAGGCCAGTATAGCCGTCCGCCTAGTGGAGTGAATGCACACCTCTCCGTAATCAGCTGCTCTGAGGAGCACCACTATGCTACATTGGTCTGAAACTTTATGAAGAGCTCCCGACAAATACTTCACCCCCTGCCCTCTTTCTAAAGCTCGATTCAACCGTGAAAAAGCTCGCTGCACCTCTTCACCTCTTGGCAGGTGTTTGAGCAAAAAAGGAACCGCCAGAAGAAGATTCCGCGACGCATTGATCAAGATTTTCATGAATAAATTCtactaaaataaacaaaaaatgttttcgtcCTTGGGCACTACGAAGACTATAGGCTCTATAAAGTACAATATAGCTTAGGTAGTTGGTTTAAAATTGCTTACTAAGTTGAGCTAAGTTTCTATGTCGAATTATCACAGCTATATGTATGCTTCTTGTGTCATATAGATACATTCACGGttacaatttcaaatttaaagatATACTTAAAAAGTACagcgttttgccaaaaaataGTAAGCTTTCATATGCCTTTCTCTTTCTTTGCCAATTCGCCGAATCTAAATCCACCACAGCACCACACAGAAAGAGGTGAAATCGCAGCTTAAGAACCGCTTTCTCTTTTTTTGCCACTTCGCCGAACCTAAATCCACCAGAGCACCAACAGAAAGAGGTGAAATCGCAGCTGAAGAACCGCTTCAGTTCGCTGAACACGATCACGCATTGAGCGGGCGAGTGCTCGATTGGTGCACGTGAATTATACCGATAATACTGATTAAGGCGCCaagcacaaacacaaacacatcacaatattccaatttttgatgatttatttaatgttctaaaaaaaaatgcttggaGTGGTGTGAACTTTCGACTTAATCAATGATGAATTGCGCGATGGGAAATCGACGCGATGTAGATGCCAAGTTTCGATGTAAGTGTTTGGCGGGCCAACGTGCTTGTTtggtatggtatgtatgtatgtacatttgcacATAAGCCGACGTGTGCTAGCATAATATCACAGCTACATaagaatacaaaatacaaatgaTTAAAGCTAAAAGCGAACAAATTTATTGGCAGCGCACAGACAAGCTTATCGGCCAGACTGTGTGAGGATTTAATGAGAGCGCATAAAAATTAGCAACAATAGCATATGATGATGATGCAAGAACTTTGACTATTTCGTAAAGAGCGTGGGTGcataaaatgctaaaaattatctaaatttgGCTCACTTAACAGGTGAGTTATTAGTAGGTGTCATTACACTGAACGCTGGCAATGTTCGGTAGCTAATTTAGGATAAGTGTGCAGCCGGACTTTGCACTTCAACTCAAATGataacaaaatctgaaaattaaTCATAATGCCGTCTAGTATTGAAAGCACAGAGGCGTATGCGCTTTATGCGAATTGCATTTTTTGTAGTTTAAGAATTCAAGCCTGTAGTTCAAAAGAcacttattttttcttttctgcttttgcttgcattttttattatttttaggatAGTTGAGgaaataaattcaaatgttAGATGAAATAAGCCAATTATTAACTGGATAAATAGGTCATCTCAAAGAATAAAGTAACCACATTACTACTTTTAACGCAGTGAataattactcatacgccatgttgaTCGTTTAAATGTTGCGATAAAAAGCTGCGTTagtataaacaaattatataaatatccaAAAATGCATGTTTCTTTAGTGCGTTAtttataaacaagtttttagcTTTATCCTGGAACAACGAAAGTAAAAGCATACACACGAACGACATTTGCGCAATTAATGAAAGTAATAGTATCCAAGCAGCGGACTTTTGTAAATGAATGTATGTTAGAAATCAATTATTTTCGTACTTCTCACACTGTTTAATCATCTCTAAATACATGTATTATTTCTtagtgttttaaaaattttactaaatcaTCTTCACACCAATAACTAACATAAAATCTGTGGAAGCGTCCtttatttcttcatatttttggcCCCTTTTCGAATTGTGGTTAACCTAAGCGCTTATGAATACGCCTCTGTctgcaaaaaaattgtacaaaatctCAAGGTTGGCGTGCGTGGTCAGAAACATGTTTCATTGATAAGCAAggttaaatatttcgaaatgtaTAAATAGGTTCCTCAAAAAATGATCACCAACTGCAAAATATCTGCACTCagaataatcgaaaaatatgaaataaagcaATATTGTGTGGGATCAGCATGAATATgaatgattttaataaaataaaaatcagcagAAATATAACAGTTCTTGTAGAATTTTTATAAtaggtgatccaagtagaggtacttttttcaaacgTCTTTTTTTGATAGATCAAGCGcgagtcgtgtcaagctatctgttatttttcttcagtattgtttggcatacCATCATGGAGGGACTTACGCCTGAATAGCGTTtgcaaatcgttcaactttgttACGAAAATTCAGGTTCTGTAAGAACGAtccgctcaacttatggtcaacataaacGGCCTaatgagcatactattcgcaacatcatcacccatcttgagacccactttcctttattggataatattcgaacgAATGGACCACGTCTGTggaaaaaatatagcagtcgtagctgagagtgtacacaaagaccgtgcagagtcgattcggcgccgttcgcagcaatacAGACCAACGTAAAGAACGATTTTtgtacagcttgtgcaagaactgaagccgctcgaccatCCCAACTGACATCGATTCGCtcttaaaaatttccaaaaagttccgatgttt contains:
- the LOC115065715 gene encoding CUE domain-containing protein 1; the protein is MASTMQLEFSQAMSDFKTMFPDMDREVIEAVLRANQGAVDATIDQLLAMSTDNQNEKLRNELDAKTSPQRSLINLHGIDNQPPTAQLIDTSDGCSTIAPSSQQNAAAAANAVLLNLSSNNAVSSSPNHNTGASPKQRLVSANNKSSANVTPKRSGGHHGTRRWNPPMLGPLPAGFLRITPSAQDGIVRDFDLPDEQFAMMLQNEEFMNQLRWNQEFMNALEKEQCGKGKGEDDAAFKERLKHMGKVSRKKFLQMARVFTWQRNKKTTTAKQIDSLPLKEEPSDDEDHHHGQRK